Proteins from a genomic interval of Trifolium pratense cultivar HEN17-A07 linkage group LG6, ARS_RC_1.1, whole genome shotgun sequence:
- the LOC123888684 gene encoding isoliquiritigenin 2'-O-methyltransferase-like: protein MSSYSNEKQNHVGETQTPQIEDSDTLSALVLGANLVFPAVLNAAIKLNLFEIIAKESSLDNGGFLSAFEIASKLPTQHSDLPNRLDRMLRLLASYSLLSVSTRTNDDGSIVRVYAITPSGKYFSYDENSDHGYLGYFTSFMCHPALIGLWLNFKEAVVDPEVDLFKKVNGITKYEYMGKDPQLNQIFNNSMTNGTKIHMKKILEIYKGYEGVSTLVDVGGGNGQTLKMIIEKYPSIKGVNFDLPQVIENVSLIPGIEHVGGSMFESIPQGDAIMMKSVCHNWSDEKCIEIFSNCHKALPQNGKVILVELLLPECPEATDASRMISIVDNIMFINAGGKERTAKEYESLAQQSGFSRLEVVSCAFSILGVMEIYK from the exons atgaGTTCCTATTCCAATGAGAAACAAAACCATGTTGGGGAAACTCAAACCCCACAAATAGAAGACAGTGATACACTTTCTGCCTTGGTACTAGGTGCCAATTTGGTTTTTCCAGCTGTTCTTAATGCTGCAATTAAGCTCAACTTGTTTGAAATCATTGCTAAAGAAAGTTCACTAGATAACGGTGGATTCTTATCAGCTTTTGAAATTGCTTCAAAGTTACCAACTCAACACTCTGACTTACCGAATAGGCTCGATCGTATGTTGCGCTTGCTTGCTAGTTACTCTCTTCTGTCTGTTTCTACTCGGACCAATGACGATGGTAGCATCGTAAGAGTTTATGCGATCACCCCGTCGggtaaatatttttcttatgacGAAAATAGTGATCATGGTTATCTTGGCTACTTCACATCATTTATGTGTCACCCTGCTTTGATAGGGTTGTG GTTAAATTTCAAGGAAGCAGTGGTTGATCCAGAGGTTGACTTATTCAAGAAAGTCAATGGAATTACCAAGTATGAGTACATGGGGAAAGATCCACAATTGAACCAAATATTCAACAACTCAATGACTAATGGAACCaaaattcacatgaaaaaaatccTTGAAATATACAAAGGATATGAGGGAGTCTCAACTTTGGTTGATGTAGGTGGTGGAAATGGACAAACTCTCAAAatgattattgaaaaatatccATCAATAAAGGGAGTCAATTTTGATCTCCCTCAAGTGATTGAAAATGTCTCACTAATTCCAG GGATTGAGCATGTTGGAGGAAGTATGTTTGAAAGTATTCCACAAGGAGATGCCATAATGATGAAG AGTGTATGCCATAATTGGTCAGATGAAAAATGCATAGAAATTTTTAGCAATTGTCACAAAGCTTTGCCTCAAAATGGAAAGGTCATACTTGTGGAGCTTTTATTGCCAGAATGTCCAGAAGCAACAGATGCATCTCGAATGATTTCAATTGTTGATAATATCATGTTCATCAATGCTGGTGGAAAAGAAAGAACTGCAAAAGAATATGAAAGTTTGGCTCAACAATCTGGATTTTCAAGACTTGAAGTTGTTTCTTGTGCTTTCTCTATTTTAGGAGTGATGgaaatttacaaataa
- the LOC123888685 gene encoding isoliquiritigenin 2'-O-methyltransferase-like, whose protein sequence is MSSYSIEKQNHVGETQTPQIEDSDTLSALVLGANLVFPAVLNAAIQLNLFEIIAKESSLDNGGFLSAFEIASKLPTQRSDLPNRLDRMLRLLASYSLLSVSTQTNDDGNIVRVYGITPSGKYFSNDENSDHGYLGYFTSFMCHPALIGLWLNFKEAVVDPEVDLFKKVNGITKYEYMGKDPQLNQIFNNSMTNGTKIHMKKILEIYKGYEGVSTLVDVGGGNGQTLKMIIEKYPSIKGVNFDLPQVIENVSLIPGIEHVGGSMFESIPQGDAIMMKSVCHNWSDEKCIEIFSNCHKALPQNGKVILVELLLPECPEATDASRMISIVDNIMFINAGGKERTAKEYESLAQQSGFSRLEVVSCAFSILGVMEIYK, encoded by the exons atgagttcCTATTCCATTGAGAAACAAAACCATGTTGGGGAAACTCAAACCCCACAAATAGAAGACAGTGATACACTTTCTGCCTTGGTACTAGGTGCCAATTTGGTTTTTCCAGCTGTTCTTAATGCTGCAATTCAACTCAACTTGTTTGAAATCATTGCTAAAGAAAGTTCACTAGATAATGGTGGATTCTTATCAGCTTTTGAAATTGCTTCAAAGTTACCAACTCAACGGTCTGACTTACCGAATAGGCTCGATCGTATGTTGCGCTTGCTTGCTAGCTACTCTCTTCTATCTGTTTCCACTCAGACCAATGATGATGGTAACATCGTCAGAGTTTATGGGATCACCCCGTCGGGTAAATATTTTTCCAATGACGAAAATAGTGATCATGGTTATCTTGGCTACTTCACATCATTTATGTGTCATCCTGCTTTGATAGGGTTGTG GTTAAATTTCAAGGAAGCAGTGGTTGATCCAGAGGTTGACTTATTCAAGAAAGTCAATGGAATTACCAAGTATGAGTACATGGGGAAAGATCCACAATTGAACCAAATATTCAACAACTCAATGACTAATGGAACCaaaattcacatgaaaaaaatccTTGAAATATACAAAGGATATGAGGGAGTATCAACTTTGGTTGATGTAGGTGGTGGAAATGGACAAACTCTCAAAatgattattgaaaaatatccATCAATAAAGGGAGTCAATTTTGATCTCCCTCAAGTGATTGAAAATGTCTCACTAATTCCAG GGATTGAGCATGTTGGAGGAAGTATGTTTGAAAGTATTCCACAAGGAGATGCCATAATGATGAAG AGTGTATGCCATAATTGGTCAGATGAAAAATGCATAGAAATCTTTAGCAATTGTCACAAAGCTTTGCCTCAAAATGGAAAGGTCATACTTGTGGAGCTTTTATTGCCAGAATGTCCAGAAGCAACAGATGCATCTCGAATGATTTCAATTGTTGATAATATCATGTTCATCAATGCTGGTGGAAAAGAAAGAACTGCAAAAGAATATGAAAGTTTGGCTCAACAATCTGGATTTTCAAGACTTGAAGTTGTTTCTTGTGCTTTCTCTATTTTAGGAGTGATGgaaatttacaaataa
- the LOC123888686 gene encoding nucleoporin nup124-like — translation MSNAYAGGGFGKNSGPGSITGSRILFGANNHPFPSSPIITSTPPPSSIESHGSSDGQNLGAQPTESIFSFRSIGSHGSSSGQNLGAQATESLKFSFGLGAQPTERSHGSSDGQNLGAQATESLVFSFGSIESHGSSDGQNLGAQPTEKTSSVTTFIAPGDSTTGITANDEKEVIENSS, via the exons atgtctaatGCTTATGCAGGAGGAGGATTCGGGAAGAATTCAGGTCCTGGATCCATAACAGGTTCTCGAATCCTTTTTGGAGCTAACAACCAcccttttccttcttctcccaTCATCACTTCAACACCACCACCTAG CTCCATTGAATCTCATGGTTCAAGTGATGGTCAGAATTTGGGTGCCCAACCTACTGAAAGTATATTTTCTTTCAGATCCATTGGATCTCATGGTTCAAGTAGTGGTCAGAATTTGGGTGCCCAAGCTACTGAAAGTCTTAAATTTTCTTTCGGCTTGGGTGCCCAACCTACTGAAAGATCTCATGGTTCAAGTGATGGTCAGAATTTGGGTGCCCAAGCTACTGAAAGTCTTGTATTTTCTTTCGGCTCCATTGAATCTCATGGTTCAAGCGATGGTCAGAATTTGGGTGCCCAACCTACTGAAAAGACCAGTTCAGTCACAACATTTATTGCTCCGGGTGATTCCACGACTGGTATTACAGCCAACGATGAGAAAGAGGTGATAGAGAATTCATCTTGA